The Salmonella enterica subsp. houtenae serovar Houten genome has a segment encoding these proteins:
- the SBOV39431 gene encoding putative oxidoreductase has product MKKGARMSETLNVVTLLGSLRKGSFNGMVARTLPKVAPAGMTVSPLPSIGEIPLYDADIQQEEGFPASVEALAEQIRNADGVVIVTPEYNYSVPGGLKNAIDWLSRLPEQPLAGKPVLIQTSSMGAIGGARCQYHLRQILVFLDAMVMNKPEFMGGVIQNKVDPQAGEVIDQSTLDHLTGQLTAFGDYIQRVKA; this is encoded by the coding sequence ATGAAAAAAGGGGCACGTATGTCTGAAACGCTAAATGTGGTTACATTGCTGGGAAGTTTACGCAAAGGTTCCTTTAACGGGATGGTGGCGCGTACGCTGCCTAAAGTCGCACCGGCAGGAATGACGGTATCGCCGCTGCCTTCGATCGGGGAGATTCCGCTGTATGACGCCGATATCCAGCAGGAAGAGGGATTTCCAGCCAGCGTAGAGGCGCTGGCGGAGCAGATTCGCAACGCCGACGGCGTCGTCATTGTGACGCCGGAGTATAACTATTCAGTTCCAGGCGGCCTGAAGAATGCCATCGACTGGCTATCCCGTCTGCCTGAACAGCCGCTGGCGGGTAAGCCCGTTCTTATCCAGACCAGTTCAATGGGGGCGATTGGCGGCGCGCGCTGCCAGTATCATCTGCGCCAGATTCTGGTGTTCCTTGATGCGATGGTGATGAATAAACCGGAATTTATGGGCGGCGTGATTCAGAATAAAGTCGACCCGCAAGCTGGGGAAGTGATCGACCAAAGCACGCTAGACCATTTGACAGGCCAACTGACCGCGTTTGGCGACTATATCCAGCGCGTAAAAGCGTAA